A single region of the Pseudalkalibacillus berkeleyi genome encodes:
- a CDS encoding transposase, producing the protein MAKKGQRFQTYTNEFKQDAVMKYVNGSKSYKALAEELGIRNCTQLKVWVKKWKNGDSFDTRSGSGTSPLKGRPRTNFKTIEEERDYLKLQVDYLKKQYQNLEMEGKSHKE; encoded by the coding sequence CAAACGAGTTTAAGCAGGACGCCGTGATGAAATACGTTAACGGATCTAAAAGTTACAAAGCACTAGCGGAAGAATTGGGAATACGAAATTGTACGCAGCTTAAAGTCTGGGTGAAAAAGTGGAAGAACGGTGATTCGTTTGATACCCGAAGTGGCAGTGGGACAAGCCCTCTTAAAGGCAGACCTCGCACAAACTTTAAAACAATTGAAGAAGAAAGAGATTACCTGAAATTGCAGGTGGACTACTTAAAAAAGCAATATCAAAATCTAGAAATGGAGGGGAAATCACACAAAGAATAA